The following is a genomic window from Geobacillus subterraneus.
AGCGCCTGGCGAATATCATCGGGAGAGGCATGCTCGACCCCAACACCTTTGCCGTTTTTCGCCTTTGCTGCCTCGCGCGACAAAAACGCATGTTTGCATCCTGGCACCTGTTCAGCAATCGTCCGGCGGATTTTCTCACCGGGAAAGTCCGGGTCGGTAAAAATAATCACGCCGCGCCGCTCCTTTGCCAGCTTAATCCGTTCAATGACATCCGTCCCCACCGCGGCCCCATTTGTTTCGATTGTATCGGCATCAACGGCGCGTCGGATCGCCGCCGTGTCATCTTTTCCTTCCACGACAATCACTTCTTTAATTTTCATCACATCATTGCAGAAACAGCGAAATAAGAGATTTTTCCTATTTCTGCAATGCCTCCTTTCCGGTAAACTAAATGGTAGGATGAACCTTCGCCGCTATTGCTCCATTTCCCT
Proteins encoded in this region:
- the rnmV gene encoding ribonuclease M5 yields the protein MKIKEVIVVEGKDDTAAIRRAVDADTIETNGAAVGTDVIERIKLAKERRGVIIFTDPDFPGEKIRRTIAEQVPGCKHAFLSREAAKAKNGKGVGVEHASPDDIRQALANVYEEAADWEEEITFAELIEAGLVGGEMARRRRLRLGEELKIGYANGRQFHKRLKVFRISRAAFYAALAQVMQEEKGDA